A genomic stretch from Microplitis mediator isolate UGA2020A chromosome 10, iyMicMedi2.1, whole genome shotgun sequence includes:
- the LOC130675937 gene encoding facilitated trehalose transporter Tret1-like: MTSQSTQNQHRFSLWPQWLAAGELLLMSMMVGLIAGWTSPYLAKLDATENPISELPITKVEASWIASLINLSRPGGSILGAIFVYNIGSKPTTLISGIPFALGWACFIIMNSVPLVYVSRTLCGIGLGMYYSSFPLYVGEISHPRIRGALVALIMQGYMLGNLFGTMMGKYLDMWVFAAISLVPNLIFLGSFSLMPQTPHYLVRHNKMEEAAKSIKFYDRNADVINELDALKQFMQSNQTTTFKDTWRELNTPLNRKTLLMVNIIFAFVQLSGLYTVSAYMEIMLTKARVDVIDPSSLVIGVSVISIISSWIATYTNDKFGRTIMLLISSIGVALGMFLWGLNYQLLDLGYDDPNLQWLSIIAAIVYQFTIAIGLMPVPTTLISEMFAPSVKGIGACISSGVSGGFAFAASRSYQPMVDALSEKYVFWFYSLLMIGTGIYTMVFIPETKGKSLAEIQQMLSQGIKTKSNNESKIGDENKVVEKV; the protein is encoded by the exons ATGACCAGCCAATCGACACAAAATCAGCATCGTTTTAGTTTGTGGCCGCAATGGTTAGCAGCTGGAGAAC tgctACTGATGTCAATGATGGTGGGGTTGATAGCAGGTTGGACATCGCCATATTTAGCTAAATTGGATGCAACAGAGAATCCGATTTCGGAACTTCCAATAACTAAAGTTGAAGCATCTTGGATTGCATCACTCATCAATCTCTCCCGACCAGGCGGTTCAATTTTAGGAgcaatatttgtttataatattgGTAGTAAACCAACAACATTGATTTCTGGAATTCCTTTTGCATTGGGCTGGGCATGctttataattatgaattcAGTGCCGTTAGTTTATGTATCACGTACTCTCTGCGGTATCGGTCTTGGGATGTATTACAGCTCATTTCCACTTTACGTGGGAGAAATATCACATCCTAGGATTAGAGGTGCTCTAGTAGCTTTGATCATGCAGGGTTATATGTTGGGTAACTTATTTGGTACAATGATGGGAAAATATTTAGACATGTGGGTTTTTGCTGCCATTAGTCTTGTtccaaatttaatatttttgggaTCATTTAGTCTGATGCCACAGACACCGCACTATCTAGTACGTCACAATAAGATGGAAGAGGCTGCTAAATCAATAAAGTTCTACGATCGGAATGCTGACGTTATCAATGAACTTGATGCTCTCAAGCAATTTATGCAGTCAAATCAAACAACGACGTTCAAAGATACCTGGCGAGAACTCAATACTCCATTAAATCGTAAAACATTATTAAtggttaatattatttttgcatTTGTACAATTAAGTGGACTTTATACTGTCTCTGCGTACATGGAAATAATGTTAACAAAAGCTCGTGTTGACGTTATAGATCCATCGAGTTTAGTAATCGGAGTTAGTGTAATAAGTATTATTTCTAGTTGGATAGCGACGTATACTAATGATAAATTTGGAAGAACAATTATGCTTTTAATTTCGAGCATTGGTGTCGCATTAGGAATGTTTTTATGgggtttaaattatcaattgttAGATCTCGGATATGACGATCCAAACCTACAATGGCTATCAATTATTGCAGCGATTGTATACCAATTCACTATTGCAATCGGTCTGATGCCAGTACCCACAACACTTATAAGTGAAATGTTTGCACCAAGTGTAAAAGGTATAGGTGCTTGCATAAGCAGCGGGGTTTCTGGTGGGTTTGCATTCGCTGCAAGCAGAAGTTATCAACCTATGGTAGATGCATTATCTGAGAAATATGTATTTTGGTTTTATAGTTTACTTATGATTGGTACGGGAATTTATACGATGGTATTTATTCCTGAGACAAAAGGTAAATCACTTGCGGAAATACAACAAATGTTATCCCAAGGTATTAAAACTAAATCAAATAACGAAAGTAAAATAGGAGACGAAAATAAAGTTGTAGAAAAAGTATGA
- the LOC130675938 gene encoding facilitated trehalose transporter Tret1-like: MNSSQQLKRFGLFQQWLAGTELFLLSVMVGSIAGWTSPYLAKLDEIENPDSELPINKVEASWIASLINLSRPGGAISGAIFTHIIGTKLSSLCVGIPVALGWVLFLIKNSVTFVYAARTLGGIGFGMFFSCFPLYIGEISHPKIRGALVALVMQGLMVGNLCGTIMGKFVDMWVYAAIILVPNLIFLVSFGLMPHTPHYLIRCNKMEKAAKSIEFYDRNADVTTQLEDLKEFIQTNQSLTFRDSLRQLNTPVNRKALIMVNIIFAFFQLSGNYTVNAYMEILLTKARINVIVPSTLVISGNVVSILSSWLSIYTNDKYGRPLMLLISSTGVGIAMFLWGLHYQLLDLSFNSPNLQWMSIVALVIYQMSVPVGLLAVPSTLISEMFAPNVKNLSASISSVMSGICAFAASRSYQPMVDVLSEKYVFWIYSLLMFTAGLYSIIFIPETKGKSLAEIQQMLSQGVKVKSNNENKLSNEIKVAEKI; the protein is encoded by the exons ATGAATTCATCACAACAATTAAAGAGGTTTGGTTTATTTCAACAATGGTTGGCGGGTACCGaat TGTTCCTGTTATCGGTGATGGTGGGTTCAATAGCAGGATGGACTTCACCATACTTGGCTAAATTGGATGAAATAGAGAATCCAGATTCTGAACTACCAATAAATAAAGTCGAGGCTTCATGGATAGCATCGCTCATCAATCTTTCCCGGCCAGGTGGTGCAATTTCAGGAGCAATATTTACTCATATTATCGGTACAAAATTATCTTCGCTGTGTGTTGGAATACCAGTAGCACTTGGCTGGGTCTTATTTCTCATCAAGAATTCGGTGACTTTTGTTTATGCGGCACGTACACTTGGCGGTATCGGATTCGGAATGTTTTTCAGTTGTTTTCCACTGTACATCGGAGAAATTTCGCATCCCAAGATTCGAGGTGCATTAGTAGCTTTAGTTATGCAAGGTCTTATGGTGGGTAATTTATGTGGCACGATAATGGGAAAATTTGTTGATATGTGGGTTTATGCAGCCATAATTCTTGTgccaaatttaatatttttagtttcatttGGTTTAATGCCACATACACCACACTATTTAATACGTTGTAATAAAATGGAAAAAGCTGCCAAATCGATTGAATTTTATGATCGAAATGCTGACGTTACAACCCAACTCGAAGATCTTAAAGAATTTATCCAGACAAATCAGTCATTGACATTTAGGGATTCATTGCGTCAATTGAATACACCAGTGAATCGGAAAGCATTGATAATggtcaatattatttttgctttttttcaaCTCAGTGGAAACTACACAGTAAATGCCTACATGGAAATTTTGTTAACGAAAGCGCGTATAAACGTTATAGTGCCTTCAACTTTAGTAATTAGTGGAAACGTTGTAAGCATTTTATCTAGTTGGTTATCAATTTACACGAATGATAAGTATGGTAGACCTCTGATGCTTCTGATTTCTTCTACCGGTGTAGGAATCGCGATGTTTTTATGGGGACTTCATTATCAATTATTGGATCTCAGTTTCAATAGTCCAAATTTACAGTGGATGTCTATAGTTGCATTAGTTATATATCAAATGTCAGTTCCCGTAGGCTTGCTGGCGGTACCTTCTACATTGATAAGTGAAATGTTTGCACCAAATGTGAAAAATCTCAGTGCTTCGATCAGCAGTGTAATGTCTGGAATATGTGCATTTGCTGCAAGCAGAAGTTATCAACCTATGGTAGACGTATTATCTGAGAAATATGTATTTTGGATTTATAGTTTACTCATGTTTACTGCCGGActgtattcaataatttttattcctgAGACAAAAGGTAAATCTCTTGCGGAAATACAACAAATGTTATCTCAAGGCGTTAAAGTAAAATcaaacaatgaaaataaactaAGTAACGAAATTAAAGTTGCTgaaaaaatatga
- the LOC130675940 gene encoding facilitated trehalose transporter Tret1-like produces the protein MFYLKNLFKNWNTWPQWFAAFDIFLIALVVGLENGWTSPSLAKLTSNNSTLPINEYQASWIASLLNTGRAFGAIIGFISTEYLGSKTSLIYNAFVHGTGMMCLLYAYSVNWLYASRFIVGLGSGMWSSIFPIYVGEISSPKIRGALVCLITIGMPIGFVLGNIIGAYTDMWLFGTISLIPILSFLILFMWFPKTPHYLVLNDQIDDALISIEWYQRDANAIIDLISIKKFVEEKRWLKASDYIKDLMLPFNRMALIKVNTVHFLLQTSGFCTIGYYMEIILTQAQVTLMDTALIVPTIAGTALIGGIISIYTCDKLGRKVLLSCSSIGMAFGMLGIGIYFHLLDSNFAIASHDWIPILFFIIIEFSVDLGIDPVLGTINSEIFSPNIKIIACCLTNFMSSIFAFIATQFYQTLVDTMSIQYVFYFYCMNMTLLALFVLYFLPETKGKTLQEIQDMMKKK, from the exons ATGttttatcttaaaaatttatttaaaaattggaatACATGGCCTCAGTGGTTTGCAGCTTTTGaca tatTTTTGATTGCCCTTGTGGTTGGTCTCGAAAATGGCTGGACCTCGCCGTCATTAGCGAAATTAACAAGTAATAATTCAACATTACCAATAAATGAATATCAAGCATCATGGATAGCATCGTTATTGAATACAGGACGCGCATTTGGTGCAATAATAGGATTCATAAGTACCGAATACTTAGGAAGTAAAACATCACTAATTTATAATGCATTTGTACATGGCACCGGCATGATGTGTCTACTGTATGCGTACTCAGTTAATTGGCTCTATGCGTCACGTTTTATAGTTGGTCTTGGTTCAGGAATGTGGTCAAGTATATTTCCAATTTACGTTGGTGAAATATCAAGCCCTAAAATACGTGGCGCATTAGTATGTCTTATAACGATTGGTATGCCAATAGGTTTTGTGTTGGGCAATATTATTGGTGCTTACACAGACATGTGGTTATTTGGTACAATCAGTTTGATACCTATCTtgtcatttttgattttatttatgtggTTTCCAAAAACCCCGCACTATCTTGTATTGAATGACCAAATTGACGACGCATTGATATCTATTGAATGGTATCAGCGAGATGCAAATGCAATCATTGACctgatttcaataaaaaagtttgtcGAAGAAAAACGTTGGTTAAAAGCATCTGACTATATTAAAGATTTGATGCTACCATTTAATCGAATGGCGTtgattaaagttaatactgTGCATTTCTTGTTACAAACAAGTGGATTTTGTACTATAGGTTATTACATGGAAATAATATTAACGCAAGCTCAAGTGACATTGATGGATACTGCATTAATAGTACCAACTATCGCTGGAACAGCACTAATAGGTGGCATTATATCGATATATACCTGTGATAAATTAGGTCGAAAAGTTTTACTAAGTTGTAGTAGTATTGGTATGGCATTTGGTATGCTTGGTATTGGTatctattttcatttattagaTTCAAACTTTGCTATTGCGTCACACGATTGGATACCTATACTGTTCTTTATAATTATCGAATTTTCCGTTGATTTGGGAATTGATCCAGTATTGGGTACTATTAATAGCGAAATATTTTCAccgaatataaaaataattgcttgcTGTTTGACTAATTTTATGTCAAGTATATTTGCATTCATCGCGACACAATTTTATCAAACGCTTGTCGACACAATGTCCATACAGTatgttttctatttttattgtatgAATATGACATTATTAGCTCTATTTGTATTGTACTTTTTGCCAGAAACAAAAGGTAAAACGTTGCAAGAAATTCAAgatatgatgaaaaaaaagtaa